The Montipora capricornis isolate CH-2021 unplaced genomic scaffold, ASM3666992v2 scaffold_482, whole genome shotgun sequence genome includes a window with the following:
- the LOC138036387 gene encoding neuropeptide Y receptor type 2-like — MNLADGSTSNLTSNGIPDGGLEIAYYKETLWFEIFRLTFQVFLAFVGVAGNIIVCFVISSQVHMRTITNYFIRNLAVADIGVLLVAFPLAVINEQAPDHWPLGKFTCLYVLPLCDVFLGVSVWSITLIAFDRYRAIVRGALRKRGSTVFKSARRMVACVWLLSFLAISLPLYLVMEFTDHKPAYDVVECFPKWPNNEEGYKMKQSYTIGLTIFWYVLPLGIIAATFCSISQKLRASSKFNKLIRKECSDGGEQKIRRRVRERQNIKAKKLLIPVVVVFAVTMLPLNVFRLAVLYWEEIYEHKYIWVYYNTCVLCVVVNSSANFFIYSLVSEEFRQSFKRFFLRNMGAPSSQGGTERTVRSPLSPMDLKTLSSLPSKKRSGGDDQNVNDNQDKL, encoded by the coding sequence ATGAATCTAGCAGATGGGAGCACTTCTAATTTGACCAGTAATGGCATTCCAGACGGAGGGCTTGAAATTGCCTACTACAAAGAAACCCTATGGTTCGAAATCTTTCGCTTGACCTTTCAAGTCTTCCTGGCTTTTGTTGGCGTAGCAGGCAACATCATTGTGTGCTTCGTGATCAGCTCTCAAGTTCACATGCGCACAATTACCAACTACTTCATAAGAAACCTGGCTGTGGCAGACATCGGAGTTCTTCTTGTAGCTTTCCCGTTAGCAGTAATCAACGAGCAAGCCCCGGATCACTGGCCTCTAGGGAAGTTTACCTGTCTGTATGTATTGCCCCTGTGCGATGTCTTCCTCGGCGTTTCCGTGTGGTCAATCACCTTGATAGCTTTCGATCGCTATAGAGCCATAGTGCGGGGAGCCCTTCGGAAGCGTGGGTCCACTGTGTTCAAGTCTGCGCGCCGGATGGTAGCCTGTGTTTGGTTGTTGTCTTTTTTGGCCATATCTTTGCCGTTGTATCTTGTTATGGAGTTTACTGATCACAAACCCGCTTACGACGTGGTCGAATGTTTCCCAAAGTGGCCAAACAACGAGGAAGGGTACAAAATGAAACAGTCTTACACGATCGGCTTAACCATATTCTGGTACGTTCTTCCGCTTGGTATCATTGCGGCTACGTTCTGTAGCATTTCACAGAAGCTCCGCGCCAGTAGCAAGTTCAACAAGTTAATCAGAAAAGAATGTAGCGACGGTGGCGAGCAAAAGATTCGAAGAAGGGTTCGCGAGCGACAAAACATCAAAGCCAAAAAGCTCTTAATTCCAGTCGTTGTAGTTTTTGCTGTGACGATGTTGCCACTCAATGTTTTCCGCCTCGCAGTCTTGTATTGGGAAGAAATCTACGAGCACAAATATATCTGGGTATATTACAACACCTGCGTGTTATGTGTCGTTGTCAACTCATCGGCAAACTTTTTCATTTATTCTTTGGTAAGTGAGGAGTTTCGCCAAAGTTTCAAACGCTTTTTCTTACGAAATATGGGTGCGCCGAGTTCTCAAGGTGGTACTGAAAGAACCGTCCGTAGTCCACTAAGTCCAATGGATTTAAAAACTTTGAGTTCCCTTCCTTCTAAAAAAAGAAGTGGAGGAGACGATCAGAATGTAAATGATAATCAAGACAAATTGTGA